From Ptychodera flava strain L36383 chromosome 3 unlocalized genomic scaffold, AS_Pfla_20210202 Scaffold_26__1_contigs__length_13983176_pilon, whole genome shotgun sequence, one genomic window encodes:
- the LOC139125963 gene encoding uncharacterized protein: protein MKLLGDFTVLLLANIVSGAVIKQETSDARGYARRSLGVQESSLCIDSKGTDYPYICNSIPMCLYCPGKTVGTVPASCATVGSSGVKCLQERQSFDGLWHCEYGSDKMKLNSSKSGKRSDISTFCETTAQVTQQNYSEPYGTANGQCPVPSQSKLGENAPSFDSQMLEAHNYFRCLHGSPSMTTSSAMKTRATTAVENSAATGELNTHLRRREFGHGFGLTKIWYDEIVDYNYDDYTQSTGVVGHFTQVVWADSVNLGCAHTVDIDSDTQIACEYDPPGNLATVAAHQENVKRPI from the exons ATGAAACTGCTTGGTGATTTTACGGTGTTGCTTTTAGCAAACATTGTTTCGGGCGCTGTAATCAAACAG GAAACTTCAGACGCTAGAGGGTATGCACGACGCTCCCTCGGTGTTCAGGAGAGTTCTCTGTGTATAGACAGCAAAGGCACCGACTATCCCTACATTTGCAACAGCATTCCGATGTGCCTGTACTGTCCCGGCAAGACTGTCGGGACGGTACCTGCCAG CTGTGCAACCGTTGGATCGTCTGGTGTCAAGTGTCTGCAGGAGAGACAGAGCTTTGACGGCTTGTGGCACTGTGAATACGGCAGTGAT aaaatgaaattgaactcGTCAAAGTCGGGAAAACGATCCGACATTTCCACGTTCTGTGAGACCACAGCACAGGTTACCCAGCAGA ACTACAGCGAACCGTACGGCACAGCCAATGGCCAATGCCCAGTCCCATCTCAAAGTAAACTCGGTGAGAACGCCCCCTCTTTCGACTCGCAGATGCTAGAAGCCCACAACTACTTCAGATGCCTTCATGGCTCTCCATCGATGACGACAAGTTCAGCCATGAAAACACGAGCGACCACTGCTGTTGAAAATAGCGCCGCCACCGGCGAACTCAATACACACCTTCGAAGGCGAGAATTTGGCCATG GGTTCGGCCTGACCAAGATATGGTACGATGAAATCGTAGACTACAATTACGACGACTACACACAGAGCACAGGAGTTGTTG GTCATTTTACCCAAGTGGTGTGGGCTGACAGTGTAAACCTTGGTTGTGCCCATACTGTTGACATCGACAGTGACACACAGATTGCGTGCGAGTATGATCCCCCCGGAAACTTAGCCACC